The genomic stretch TGTTTCCATAATGCTTCTCCAGCGTATCGCTCAGAGGCGTTCGCTCCTGGAACGCATTCAGGACCGCTTCATTCGCACGGATGCGCTTCAGGTTGCCGGTGACGTTGTATCGCACGTCCAGCAGGTCCGCCACTAGGTTCTGCCGCATTTCCTGCAGCAGTACCAGTTCCTTGCTGCGCGTTTTGGCCTCAGCGCTGGCATTGTTGATGCTCAGCGCGATCAAGATGCCGATCACCACCAGCACGATCTCACCCACGGCATAGACTAGGTAGCGCGTGAGGCGGTTCTCCTTCAGGAGCCGCTGGCGGATGATGTTGAAGATGCGGGGCATGGGCAGGGTTGGTCGGTGAAGATGCAGAATCGGCCCTTTCCGCAGCTCATTCCACGGATGCGGCGACAAGCAGCAGAAGCAAGGTTGAACGACGCATGGCCGCAGAAGCAACCCACCATACCCCAATCGCGGTATTCCGACGCAACCATTCCGTTCGGACCTTCGCCGCCTTCCATGATACCGGAAAGCGAGCGCACCATCAGCCTGGACCAATTGCCCGAAGAGGGCTCGGCCACGGTTGCCGGCGTCACCGTGCCCACGGATGCGGCTGAGCGCACCCTCGTGCTGCGCCTGCTCGAACTCGGCTTCGTGCCAGGCGAGCGCGTGCAGGTGATCCATGAAGGCCGTCATCGCCGGGATCCCATTGCCGTGCGATTGGGCCACACCACTTTCGCATTGCGCCGCCATGAAGCTGCCTTCATCCAAGTGACCCCTTCAGCGTAGATGAGCGCCGCCACTCCTGCCCTGCCGCTGCGCATCGCCCTGCTGGGCAATCCGAACTGCGGCAAGACGGCGCTCTTCAACCTGCTCACCGGCAGCCGCCAGAAGGTGGCCAACTATGCAGGCGTCACCGTGGAGCGCAAGGAAGGCGTGATGCGCACCGCGAGCGGACGACGCATCAAGGTGCTCGACCTGCCCGGTGCGTACAGCCTCAACGCGCTCTCGAATGATGAAGCCGTGACGCGCGATGTGATCACCGGACATAGCAAAGAGGCCTTGCCCGACCTGCTGGTGTGCGTTGCCGATGCCACCAACCTGAGGCTGCACCTGCGCCTGGTGCTCGAGGCGCGACAGCTCGGCCTGCCCTTGCTGGTGGTGCTGAACAAGATGGATCGCGCCAAGCAGCTCGGCATCTCCATCGACAAGGCCCTGCTCGCCCGCGAGCTCAACCTCCCCGTGGTGGAGACCGTGAGCTTGCACGCGCACGGCGCCGATGCGCTTCGCGCAGCCTTGGATCAACCGCTTCGTGCAGCACCGCCGCCGCATTGGAAACAGCCCGACGTGGAGCAGGTGCTGGCCACGCAGCGCGATGTGCTCGGCATCTTCAACCGCACCGTCACCTCCCCAACCACCGATAAGGACCCGAGCATCCGCATCGACCGTTTCCTGATGCATCCGGTCTGGGGCTTCGCGGTGCTCGCGCTCGTGCTCTTCGTCACCTTCCTCGCGGTGTTCTCCGGCGGTGATGTGCTCTCCGGCTGGATCGAGGATGGCTTCGGCGCAATCGCCAGCGCTGTTGAAGCGAATATGGCGGACGGCCCCTTGCGCGGCTTGATCGTGGAAGGCGTCATCGGCGGCGTGGGCGGCGTGATCGTGTTCCTGCCGCAGATCTTGATTCTCTTCCTG from Flavobacteriales bacterium encodes the following:
- a CDS encoding ferrous iron transport protein A — its product is MIPESERTISLDQLPEEGSATVAGVTVPTDAAERTLVLRLLELGFVPGERVQVIHEGRHRRDPIAVRLGHTTFALRRHEAAFIQVTPSA